Proteins found in one Xenopus laevis strain J_2021 chromosome 1L, Xenopus_laevis_v10.1, whole genome shotgun sequence genomic segment:
- the gar1.L gene encoding H/ACA ribonucleoprotein complex subunit 1 → MSFRGRGGFNGRGGGGGYGGRGGGGGYGGRGGGRGGYGQGGGRGGFGRGGGRGGFNRGGYDQGPPESVVEVGEFMHPCEDEMVCKCITQENRVPYFNAPIYLENKEQIGKVDEIFGQLRDFYFSVKLSENMKASSFKKLQKLYIDPAKLLPLQRFLPRPPGEKGPPRGGGRGAGRGGGRGRGGGRGGGGFRGGRGGGFGGGFGGGGGGFRGNRGGGRGFRGGR, encoded by the exons ATGTCGTTCAGAGGGAGAGGAGGCTTTAACGGAAGGGGAGGAGGTGGTGGTTACGGAGGAAGAGGAGGTGGTGGTGGTTACGGAGGAAGAGGAGGTGGCCGTGGAGGTTATGGACAGGGTGGTGGACGAGGTGGATTTGGAAGAGGAGGCGGACGTGGAGGCTTCAACAGAGGAGGATATGACCAAGGACCTCCTGAGAGTgttgttg AAGTTGGGGAGTTTATGCATCCATGTGAAGATGAAATGGTGTGTAAATGCATTACACAGGAAAACAGAGTGCCTTATTTCAATGCCCCCATATACCTTGAGAATAAAGAGCAGATTGGAAAAGTGGATGAGATATTTGGGCAGCTAAGAGACTTT tatttttctgTTAAACTCTCTGAAAACATGAAAGCATCTTCATTTAAGAAATTACAGAAG CTTTACATTGACCCAGCAAAGTTACTTCCGCTGCAAAGGTTTCTACCTCGGCCTCCTGGTGAGAAAGGTCCACCCAGAGGAGGTGGCCGAGGTGCAGGTAGAGGAGGAGGACGTGGCAGAGGTGGTGGCAGAGGAGGAG GTGGCTTCAGAGGTGGAAGAGGTGGTGGATTTGGTGGTGGatttggtggtggtggtggtggtttcAGAGGAAACCGAGGTGGTGGACGTGGCTTTCGAG GAGGACGTTAA
- the LOC121403002 gene encoding uncharacterized protein LOC121403002 yields MLKAQKATSSKSYHRIWHSYHTWCCEGGLPFRELDIPRILSFLQRGILLNLKLSSIKVQISALSVLFQTRLALHKSIKTFVQGVQHIRPPFRSPVPGWDLNLVLEALLDPPFEPMGSISESQLTKKVLFLVAISSARRVSELSALSCDEPFLIFHKDKAVLWTLPSFLPKVVSNFHVHQEIVVPTLCPDPKNEKERRLHKLDVVRALRWYVERSKHFRRSRSLFLLPVGPKRGQAASKATLARWIKETIRQAYLSKGKAPPLSVRAHSTRAVGASCALRNSASVEQICRAATWSSVHTFSKFYNIDTYSSAEAAFGRKVLHSVVQ; encoded by the coding sequence ATGTTGAAAGCCCAAAAAGCAACATCGTCCAAATCTTATCATAGGATTTGGCACTCCTACCATACCTGGTGCTGTGAAGGGGGTCTACCTTTTCGAGAACTTGACATTCCCAGGATATTATCTTTTCTTCAGAGAGGAATCCTACTAAATCTCAAGCTAAGTTCGATTAAGGTCCAGATCTCAGCCTTATCGGTTCTTTTTCAGACAAGACTAGCACTCCACAAATCAATAAAGACCTTCGTACAGGGAGTACAACACATAAGACCCCCGTTCCGTTCCCCAGTACCAGGGTGGGACCTAAACCTAGTACTTGAGGCACTGCTTGATCCGCCCTTTGAACCCATGGGATCCATTTCAGAATCACAACTGACCAAGAAGGTACTATTCCTAGTGGCAATATCATCAGCAAGACGAGTGTCCGAACTGAGCGCACTTTCATGTGATGAACCGTTCCTGATTTTCCACAAAGACAAAGCTGTTCTATGGACATTACCTTCCTTCCTACCAAAGGTAGTATCCAATTTTCACGTTCATCAGGAAATTGTAGTACCGACGCTGTGTCCGGATCCCAAGAACGAAAAGGAACGTCGACTACACAAGCTGGACGTAGTCAGAGCACTCCGTTGGTATGTTGAACGTTCAAAGCACTTTAGACGTTCTAGATCATTGTTCCTACTACCAGTGGGACCTAAAAGAGGCCAAGCAGCTTCTAAGGCAACCTTAGCACGATGGATTAAAGAAACAATTCGGCAGGCCTATCTCTCAAAAGGGAAGGCCCCGCCACTGTCTGTTCGAGCCCACTCAACGAGGGCAGTCGGAGCATCATGTGCATTGCGCAATTCTGCCTCAGTGgagcagatctgcagagcggccacctggtcCTCAGTTCACACATTTTCGAAATTCTACAACATTGACACCTACTCCTCAGCTGAGGCGGCGTTTGGCCGTAAAGTACTGCACTCAGTGGTACAGTAA